A window of Candidatus Hydrogenedentota bacterium contains these coding sequences:
- a CDS encoding metallophosphoesterase family protein, whose product MSNDNDLKKDASLVSRRNFMGRSGAGFLGLGLLPALALAAGDGDNNEPANFAVNHGPLVQSPGSGEVTVTWHTNKKATAKVLYGEDGKLDRVAVTSINGLIPNDSTCHAVRLTGLTPGKAFQYRLVSREFKGYVTPYRVQHGDTIESDVYSCTPLDPNKERFSFVMWNDIHDDANRLESMFNDVVWDDIDFVVLNGDIVNDFVKDKQFFHAFYDICARKFGASIPTVYVRGNHETRGAWARRFQEYVPGRDGRTYYSFDHGGIHFLALDTGEDKEDNHKEYADLIEFDSFRAEQTAWLKEDLKSEAARNARFTIALTHQPTPYLGDSIFGCREVGRLWQPLINEAGAKLWLSGHMHRYKWCEPGEDGDNVFHAMTNPVDATVRVDVSPDELHVKVIKLGGEILRDERIPR is encoded by the coding sequence ATGAGCAATGACAATGACCTTAAAAAAGACGCTTCTCTTGTTTCACGACGAAACTTCATGGGCCGCAGCGGCGCAGGCTTTCTAGGATTGGGGCTGTTGCCTGCGTTGGCTTTGGCGGCAGGCGACGGCGATAACAATGAGCCTGCGAACTTTGCCGTGAACCATGGGCCCCTCGTGCAATCACCGGGTTCCGGCGAAGTAACGGTTACATGGCATACTAATAAGAAAGCCACCGCCAAGGTATTGTACGGTGAGGATGGTAAATTGGACCGCGTAGCCGTGACCAGTATCAACGGATTGATTCCCAATGACAGTACCTGCCACGCTGTGCGGCTCACCGGTCTCACACCGGGCAAAGCATTTCAATACCGCTTGGTTTCCCGCGAATTTAAGGGCTATGTAACGCCTTACCGTGTACAGCATGGCGATACCATTGAAAGCGACGTCTATAGCTGTACGCCCCTTGACCCGAATAAAGAGCGCTTTTCTTTTGTCATGTGGAACGATATTCATGATGACGCGAACCGCCTTGAAAGCATGTTCAATGATGTGGTTTGGGATGACATTGATTTCGTGGTATTAAACGGCGATATTGTCAATGACTTTGTGAAAGACAAACAGTTTTTCCACGCCTTCTATGACATCTGCGCGCGCAAATTTGGCGCTTCCATTCCAACCGTCTATGTCCGCGGCAATCACGAAACGCGGGGCGCTTGGGCGCGTCGCTTCCAAGAATATGTGCCGGGAAGGGACGGACGTACCTACTATTCTTTTGACCATGGCGGTATCCATTTTCTCGCCTTGGATACAGGCGAAGACAAGGAAGACAACCACAAAGAATATGCCGATCTTATAGAGTTTGATTCATTTCGTGCAGAACAAACAGCGTGGCTGAAGGAAGACCTGAAAAGTGAAGCCGCCCGTAATGCCAGATTTACCATTGCACTGACCCATCAGCCTACTCCGTATTTGGGCGATTCCATTTTCGGCTGCCGGGAAGTAGGGCGTTTGTGGCAGCCTCTTATTAATGAAGCGGGCGCTAAACTATGGCTCAGTGGTCACATGCACCGGTACAAATGGTGTGAACCGGGTGAAGATGGCGACAATGTTTTTCATGCCATGACCAATCCCGTGGATGCAACTGTTCGCGTTGATGTGTCGCCCGACGAGCTGCATGTAAAGGTCATTAAACTTGGCGGCGAGATACTCCGTGATGAACGCATCCCCCGTTAA
- a CDS encoding exo-alpha-sialidase has translation MNAFLKWTMLCLLVLGTGTVAVYGADLENVNYQIQLDTVSSGFDKVTCWVHPRAGAIPGETPIVVMTMQKLLLSGSDVFYALNEMRTDDLGSHWIGPIEQGTLGRRQEESLVSVICDFTPKWHAATGKLLGTGHEARYDGDKLAGEYHRSTAYAWYDQNKWVWSSWRSLEMPDDPKFFSSGAGCTQRVDLPNGDILLPIYFKAKGEKSSAATVLRCRFDGETLQYVEHGNEMTVPDPRGLGEPSLCFFNNRFYLTLRNDVKGYVTRSDDGLHFEEPRPWCFDDGSELGSYNTQQHWVTHKDALFLVYTRRDPEYDHVFRHRAPLRMAQVNPDTMQVIRDTERNLIPSRGARLGNFGVAEINEKETWVTVAEWMQPLGCEKYGSDNAVYVARILWED, from the coding sequence ATGAATGCTTTTTTGAAATGGACAATGCTCTGCTTGTTAGTTCTGGGGACAGGGACTGTTGCGGTTTACGGCGCTGACCTCGAAAACGTGAATTATCAAATTCAGCTGGATACAGTGAGTTCCGGTTTTGATAAAGTCACCTGCTGGGTTCACCCCCGCGCCGGAGCCATTCCCGGCGAAACGCCCATTGTAGTCATGACCATGCAGAAATTGCTTTTAAGTGGTTCCGATGTATTTTATGCTTTAAACGAAATGCGCACGGACGATTTGGGCAGTCATTGGATCGGACCCATCGAACAGGGTACTTTAGGCCGCAGACAAGAAGAATCCTTGGTTTCGGTCATTTGTGATTTTACGCCGAAGTGGCACGCCGCTACGGGAAAATTATTGGGTACCGGTCATGAAGCCCGTTACGATGGAGATAAATTAGCCGGTGAATATCATCGTTCCACAGCCTACGCTTGGTATGATCAAAACAAATGGGTTTGGTCGTCGTGGCGTTCCTTGGAAATGCCGGATGATCCAAAATTTTTTAGTTCCGGTGCCGGCTGCACCCAACGTGTCGATCTTCCCAATGGCGATATTCTGTTGCCCATTTATTTTAAGGCGAAAGGGGAAAAGAGTTCAGCGGCCACGGTGCTGCGTTGCCGGTTCGACGGCGAGACACTACAGTATGTGGAACACGGGAATGAAATGACTGTTCCCGACCCCCGCGGATTGGGAGAACCCTCCTTATGTTTCTTCAATAACCGTTTTTATTTGACCTTGCGCAATGATGTGAAAGGCTATGTAACACGCAGTGATGACGGGCTCCATTTCGAAGAGCCCCGGCCGTGGTGTTTTGATGACGGCAGTGAATTGGGCAGTTACAATACGCAGCAACATTGGGTTACCCACAAGGACGCGCTCTTTTTGGTATATACCCGACGTGACCCCGAGTATGATCATGTATTCAGACATCGCGCGCCTTTACGCATGGCTCAAGTGAATCCTGACACGATGCAGGTTATTCGTGATACTGAACGTAACCTCATCCCGTCACGGGGCGCACGTCTGGGCAATTTTGGGGTGGCGGAGATCAACGAAAAAGAGACATGGGTAACCGTTGCTGAATGGATGCAGCCCCTTGGCTGTGAAAAATATGGTTCCGACAATGCCGTTTATGTTGCCCGTATTCTGTGGGAAGACTAA